atagtattacgagtttcttttttttcctcaagaatatgctttttcttcttgcaatattttgactttacagcttgtttccatttctggtttgtttctcataatgttacgacttacTTACGacttcttttctttaatattccaatgTTATGCtattaaatttacattttttttcctcataatattgcagcgttattcttgtaaaaaacttttttcacgtaatattattactttattcttgtaaaattactgcagatttttccattttttattgtttttttttgttgtttaaaaaaaaatagttttcttgttaaattatatttttagaatgtgctgcaggccaataaaaaaacagctgcactttggacacccctgatttatggTATGTTTCAACGCTTCCCCTCTGTACTGCTCCTTCTGTACTTTCACTACATCATGGAGAGCACCAGGGCGTGCGTATCATCCAGCTTTGCTTTCTGACAGCTGTGTAGACAGAGTTCAAATTTGCAACATTATATGTTACCTCATTCACATGAAATTCAAGCTCCATTGTGTGTTTTCAGACCCGTGTTTGCTGTTGAGTCCGTGCTTTCCTGGTGTGGCGTGCTCATCAAGTGGTGATGGCGCCTGGCAATGTGGACATTGCCCGGTGGGCTCCCACGGCAACGGCACTCATTGTGAAGATGACAACGAGGTAAAGTGAGTCAAATAAAGATGATGTTTGTGCCAAATCAACACTTGTCGGTGTGTCTCTGCAGTGTGATGTGGCGGGCGTGTGTGTTACAGAGTGCGTTAACACAGACCCCGGCTTCTTCTGTCGGCCGTGTCCTCCTCGTTACAAAGGCAACCAGCCCTTCGGTCTCGGGCTGGAGGAGGCCCAAAGGAACCATCAGGCATGTTTTTACCTCCTCTGAATGTTTCCTGACGGTTGTGATTGGAGCATCTCTCCACTGTGGTTGTGCAGGTGTGTGAGCCGTACAACCCGTGCAAAGACAACACGCACACCTGCCACAATCACGCCAACTGTGTGTACCTGGGCCTGGCGTCAGAGGTCTTGTACAAGTGTGTGTGCGCTGTCGGGTTTGCGGGCAACGGCTTTCTCTGTGGTGAAGACGCCGATTTGGATGGCTGGCCCAACAACAGACTGACCTGCAAAAAGAATGCAACGTATCACTGTCAAACGGTAAACAAACAGCAACCTGCTCCATTATTTTTACTTCTGGTGGAAAGTGATGTAACTAATGAGCCTGGCTGCAGGATAACTGCCCCACAGTGCCAAACTCAGGACAGGAGGACCTGGACGTGGACGGACAAGGCGACGCCTGTGATCCCGATGATGACAACGATGACATCATCGATGAACGGGTGCTTTATTAAATGGTTCCCTTTCACTTTCCCCAAATGCCACATCGCTACATGCTTTGTGTTCCGCAGGACAACTGCCCACTGGTGTACAACCCTCGACAGTTCGATGCTGACCGGGATGGTATCGGAGACCGCTGTGACAACTGTCCCTTTGATAGCAACTCGCTGCAGACGGATACTGATGGAAACGGCGAGGGGGACGCTTGCAGTATTGACATCGATGGAGATGGTAGGAAGGTGTTTACAGTCTTGGACAGGATGTGAGCTCACCCCTTACATTTCAGCAATCCATCTTGTCAAGGGGCGACACTGTAGAAAGTAAACTTActgtagagtagtcagtgtacagcttgcatagcaGTACACATTTACTGAATATGAGTCAGCACGCAGCCATTATTTTCTAAATTGTGAGTACAcgtcacagtgaacatgtccaaattgtgttgtTGGTGTGAAATTAGTGTGAGCACTATTGTTATCTTAATCCTCTTTGGCATGGAATTGAGAAGGTTTTTACTGGAATGCTCTTCACTCCTAACTTGGGTTCGACACCCtgtgctcctccaccttccagTAAAcgtggaattcatgtttccctcaatgaaccgtagCTTCCCAGTGCATGGAGGACTCGTGTATTCtcagaccatgacgctaccaccattATGCTTGACTCTGGACACAATTACCTTGCTAATCACTTGACAATAACTTCATCTTTAGTGGATAGCAAATCTATACtgtactgctgtacaagctgaaCACTGACTCCTCTGAAGTACAGTAATATTTAGAgaatagcaaacctgtttaagaccttctaaatccatttaaaaatgattaaagcccaatagacatgaaataacacccctatagtcacctttatactcttattacccaatatagtacacatataacaaaaaataagacataacagactcacagATGGCATTCCTTGTTcctcaacaatgtaacattcctgacacctagtgactagtctagagtactacatattacATCTTTAATTGTGTTTTCAGAATGCCttctaattgtatttttgttcattcagccatttttatgcttgaaaatgcaacaaaacagcaataatttactcattaatttatttttaaaactgtgatagagtgagccgcgaaattcaaaacCGAAGTTTATGTCCAACTTTAATTTCTACAGTGCGGTGGCAAAAATGCTTGCAGGAATGTAAACTGATCTCAACGGGTGTTCATTTCTTTCCAGAGGTTCCAAATGATCGTGACAACTGTCCGTTTGTCTACAACACTGACCAGAGAGACACTGACATGGACGGTGTCGGGGACCAGTGTGACAACTGTCCCCTTCTCCACAACCCGCAACAGGTAAGGACAATGCATAACCGGTGTATGCAAGTACATCACAGGTATTTTGTTTGTGCCGGTAGCTGGATTCCGACAGCGACCTGGTGGGCGACATGTGCGACAACAACGAGGACATCGACGAGGACGGCCACCAAAATTCTCTGGACAACTGTCCCTACGTGGCCAACAGCAACCAGGCCGATCACGACCGTGATGGCAAGGGGGACGCCTGCGACCATGACGACGACAACGACGGCGTGCCGGACGACAGAGACAACTGCAGGCTGGTGGCCAACCAGGAGCAGGCAGACACTCATGGTTAGCGTTGAGAGGCATCTTCTTCACTTTCCTGTCAACAAATAATGCTTTCCTCTTAGGGGATGGCATCGGAGACGCCTGCTTTGACGACTTTGACAAGGACAGCATTCCAGACGCGCTAGATCCGTGTCCTCTCAACCAAGATATTAAGTACACAGACTTTCGGAAGTTTCAGGTGGTACTGTTGGACCCTAAAGGCACCACCCAGTCTGACCCACTGTGGGTGATCCGCAGCCAAGGCACTGAGCTGCTGCAGACAACCAACTCGGACCCTGGCATTGCTTTAGGTAAACGCCATCAAATTCACACTCACTAAATGTTGATAATCAGAAATGTTTAAACAGGATATGACAAGTTCAACGCGGTGGACTTCAGTGTGACCTTTTATGTTAACACCAACCGAGATGATGACTACGCCGGCATCGTCTTTGGCTATCAGTCCAGTCGACGCTTCTACGTCGTCATGTGGAAACAGGTTTGCCCTCTATACATTGACTACCTTTATTTTGACAGTATGTGCAGTGCAGTATGCCAGCATTCTGGcttacagtgtaaagctaattagttgtatttaaaggaaaactgcaccttttttttaatgttgcccatcatccacaatccttatgtgacacatatgtctttctcttttcggtgcgttctaaagatataaaagcagctaaaaaagacacagctaagaatgcactaatgcaggggtccccaacacagtgcccgcgggcaccaggtagccccccacgaccacatgaggcgcccgcaggtctgcttttcattcaggttttcagttaataatgaaagaacagtagaaagaaatgtattctgaaacataagatgtgagttgtggataccagcattttgtgaatgttttggtaaaacaagcatatttgatttgtttgggttgaaataaggtatgaaaatcatttctacaaaaatgagtagctcgtggccattttcattttctaaaagtagctctcacaaggaaaaaaagtggtgacccctgcactaatGGGAAacattctgcctataaagccttctgaaaaaaactccaaaaagcggcaacaacaTTTACATAGAATTTGACGTGCACATTAACTAAGCAACAgcaaacattgttattattattattaacatattattattaacacaacTTACTATTAACGCCGATCGAGCTATTTTACTGgcatattgacaccttgccacccCGCATCAGCTAGCTATTAGCCGGCTACTAGCTTctccacacactcgcccgcagagcatcaggccactaccaaaaggtaacgctacatattggagctgccgctactgctgctgctgcttttgtttggaaaagttaatgctaggtgtaggcttTCGTTTCTATTTTTCTATGTGAAgacaatgcgcccaggaaggacgttccggtaatgcttaaaaggaccaaaatacggcataATACtgaaagtattacatgttatgaagaatgtgcctgttactacatggttacagcatgtatataaaaccataaaaccttgttggaggtttttggaggtgttttaatagcaggctttgtaaGCGGCATTGATGTGGCCCATTACGTGCaataatgagctgcctctttttatctgtttttagatctttagaaCGCGCAGACATGTCTGACATAAGtattatggatgatgggcaaatttgggcaaatttgtcaaaatatgcacctctactgtgttgccttgaaatttctcatgcacttctacaaaacacccactgtaacctTGGCGTTTTTAGCCCAATCACCATGACATTTGGTACACATCTTTAGGTGACTGACAAGAACATGTTTGTAAAATCTGAGCTatgttggttgaaaaacatagccaccatcaagcaaaatggctTTGCAAGGTAACAGGCGGGacttgtccataagtcattgaccatttgtcaaatgattataaaactttgaggatatctgtggTGGTGCCACACATGCCATTTGCAGTCAAAACCGTGGGGCGTCCTCATTTTTTGCATTACTATCAAACCTTGTTTTTTGTACGCCCCGGTTTTAGTATGATTTGCTTTTCGTCAAAAAATGtcgctaaaattttgccttggttttcatagACTGTCTCAGTTGTCGTATAATATTGCACTTAACTATTCCATTTGCCCAGTATTGTATTATTCTGCAAAACTATGTCCCCTAACAAAGCACTTTATGTGTTGCTGACTCaatgtccgtgcattttttattgaatgcgactgctaaataacgcaccatggggccaaagaaagtggcgagtgccaatttaaaaaaaaaaaaaggtgagaaaaactattgaatttcatcttgccaggatgtacgggaagtctgcatcagtGATGaatttcatccattcatcatttataatgatttcacattgttttctgcatgtaaaattataattagtctctataaaaatgtattttttgttactatttttgggatcgattggatttttttccaatgGGAAAGATtatctcggttttcgtacatttcAGGTTTTCATCAGACCTTTTAGGACGAATTGCCGAAAAGTGATCTTCCACTGTATAAATATTTCCAACGGACATGCTTGGaaaaagcttgttgtttggtAGAATTTGTAGGGAAAAATTTGtactgcaaagaaaaaaaaactaaggcTCGTGGAATATGCTGGACAGCAGAGGACAAGGAGAGACAGCAGGTACACATTCAAGCTGCTCAAACATTAATTTTGAAATTCAACCAcaactctgtattaaatataaaatacgcTATTTCActacagcgccctctgctgcttCATATGCACTTCCTTTGCACCCTGAAAAATCTTAGCATCATAAAGACAATTTAAAGCCACATGTGTATATTATAGCTTTTGTTAAAATGTCAACTCTGACTCACttccactcctctccttttcaAATTCTGAGAACAGGTGTCTCAGGCCTACTGGGAAAAGAAACCGTCCAAAGCTTTCGGAACGGCAGGAGTCTCCATTAAACTCGTCAACTCCACCACAGGACCAGGGGAATATTTGCGCAATGCTCTGTGGCACACCGGGAACACCCGAAACCAGGCATGAGTCAACTGCTGAGTACCATGGAAAGATCTCTTCTACTcgtctcaatttttttttgtctgtctcAGGTGCGAACATTGTGGCACGACCCCAACAAAACAGGCTGGAAGGACTACACGGCCTACCGCATGCACCTCATCCACAGACCCAAAACGGGGTTCATCAGGTGATGTCGTCACATTTCACTGTCATCTTCTAACATGGAGGCAATGTGATAGTGATTAGGAGTCATTTAGAAAACATCCTTGAGTGTAAACACCAGAAATGAAATGTGAACAGGATATGTCCAAAGTTCAAACTTTCACTACTTGGCCGACTTCTCATGTTGTTTGGGGGGAGGTGGTGTACTTTCACCATGAGCTGTCGGTCAgcttgatgatgatggtggtggatGGCGTCCAAATTTTTAAAGCTGGAAAAACAACTTCCTCCAAAGTCCCCCCCTTAACTACAACATGGGGCGTAGAGGTACGCCATGATCACTGTTCGGCTTAAAGGTGATGGTACAGTTTAttgtatgttgttgtatgtatgtgtatttatgtaagACATTGGTCagcaacctttttgagaccaataTCCCTGGTCTTGGCCGTGAACCAGCACAAGATCTACCACCCCCACAAACAAGcaggatatacagtaaatatatacatatagatcTGCTGagaacattttatatatatatatacacaatatatgctttgttattattggttgttggtttcaacatttcagctttttctaattgagccttttgctgtatttttatcattttttatgttttttaaaattgtattttgtttctgcagtgatgcaatgacaaatgagccatgggccgcaaatggcccctgagccgcaccCCTAATTTTGTGGCTTTTGGTCTGGGTTGAGCTTGTACTGtcggcttcatgagcaaaccacaaccatTTGGCTTGCTGGCTCAGTAGTGGGCGAgtgatgcagattgaggagagaggggctggtcaatgcaCTACAACAGTCAGCCTTTAATGAGCTGCGTCGTCGTGGCTCAAagattttttggaggtgcacgtctatggagttatttTTGTGCCCTAACACTGAGGTAGCAAATgcagactttgagccctattaacgtgcaataattactggtGTGTGCACATGCCCTTGGCTGCAGCAcgctgtcactccctccctttGCTGCTCAACCTTTTtgctggggggcgggggggggagTCGGTGTATGAGGAGAGCCATTGTTCTACTGTTCCTCTGGCACggttttggggactggactccttgctggggctcgtGGGTTGCTCGCGGTGAGgcatacgggcgtgttcagtggtcaaaatgcgtgcctgttggtcgctctccaggAGGGCAGCCGCACTGATGtaagaataattttttttttctaatattctcgtgatcgaccggcaaagtcgaCCAGTAGTTTGCGATTGAccggttggtgacccctgctctagaatcACTATGAAGTACTGCAGATCATATCTATACAGACAGACATTATGGTGCCCCAAGAGGCAGTAAGTGGTACTGCAGGTAAAAATATACGGTAAAACCATGACGCCCCTACAGGCACTAAGTAGTACTGCAGAACAAACTGTAAATATCTTATGAGTTGTGTACTTAAGTTTATTTTACCAGGAAACATCAACAATTATTTGATAAAATAGTCCAGATTAATCAAAATATTGCAATGTCTACATAAATGGTTTCATTAAATGACATTTGAGGTTAATATGCAAACTGATGGCGAGGCTGTGCTTGGACAACAGGGTGGTGGTGTACGAGGGCAGGGAGATTCTCTCAGATTCGGGCGCTGTATACGACCACACCCTGGCCGGGGGCCGATTGGGACTTTTTGTCTTCTCTCAGGAACACGTCCTCTTCTCTGACCTGAGATACGAGTGCAGAGGTAAAGAAGAAATCCATCCTGCCTGCTCACTCCTTCTGCATTTGCAGTGCGTCGTCTAAAACATGACACTTTTATCTGATATTTTGGCTTTTTCTGTCCTCAGACAACTGAAATGTTTCCCGTGATGTTCAAGAAACCTCCAGGCGCTCTCTGAGACTGGGCCACCAAACAACACAATCACAAAGATACATCCTCTTCTATATCAGCTTTTTATGGATTCAAAGccatttgctgtattttaacaTCTTTTCACTAAAGGttgtaaataattatttattgcCAGAAATGGGCTGTGACGGTGAATGCAAGAATCGTACATGTAGACATGggacatttcattaggtacacctgtacaatctatagaccaggggttttcaaagtgtgatgTCCCAGGATGGggaggcgcagcagcttgaggaaaatacagaaaatcattttttttacaaacctgctaagctaactttagtatctttatgtttatgtttaaagGCCGGATGACTTTTACTTCCTGCAGTGAGAGTAAACGGAGTCTGGGTTGAGGTGGAGAATACGTTTTTTGGGGCATAGGGGAGGTGCCCAACTGTATTATATTTCATGAGGGCATGCTCACTGTACCACAGCCACACTATTTTTGATTGACACCGTCAGATGGATTGGAGATGGCAATTAGCTAAAAGTTAATCAGGTGCACTcatttttagtttaaaaaatgtgttgcgGTTGcataactgcactgcatcacactgaCAACAGTTTACAATATTCTGGTTACCAGTTTTCGCAAACATTAGAAACAacgatttttttgtttatttttttttacattagatcTTGTCTTGAGAGTGTACCTAATCAAGTAGCCAGTGACTGTCAACATGGTCtctactgccatctagtggtctcTCCGTGACATTCACTCGCTCCGGTGCCATGAAAACAATCATCATCtttctaaatataaatatgtcgATGCAGTTCTTTTGTAATTcagcttgtgcaggtgtacccaatGCAGTAAATATGACATGACCTTCCTTTAAGCGGAGCCAAACCCCGCGGTGTCCAAACCAGTTAAACCAGTTGATGTGGGAGGCGTGTCCATAGCAgcataaaaaccaaaaaaagtctTGACACCAAAGCACATATAAGCgaggagtaaaaaaaacattttacagttaAATGACGGGTATTTGCTTGTGTTCTGTcaccttttttaaaaagccgCTGGCTAGCGTCACCTGTCCAGGTGAGTGACGTCACCGTCTCCTGAGACGTAACGAAGGAGGAAGAAGCTGCCAGTAAACCGACCATAGTCGCCACTGGTAGCCGGTGAGTTTGTCGgtgattttaaaagtaaaagGACCGCCATGGAGGTCTGCATCGCCTCGCGTCATCAGTCGGCGCTCAACTTCACCGTGCTGGTGCTCGCCTACGCCGCCTACCTCCTCGTCGGCGCTGGGGTCTTCTCCGCCATCGAGCTGCCCTACGAGGTCCAGCTGCGGGCTGAATTGGAGGCCTATCACCGGGACTTCCTCCGTAACAACACCTGCGTGTCGGAAGCGCGTCTCCGGGAGCTGCTGGTGCGCGCCCTGGAGGCCAACAATTATGGCGTGTCGGTCCTGAGAAGTAGCAGCCACCGGAACTGGGACTTTTTGTCCTCCTTGTTCTTCACCAGCACAGTCCTCACTACCACAGGTCAGTCCCCCGAGAGAGGACACCTAGCAAGCCCGCTTTAGGGCTGACTTAGAGGGGCAAACAAACCAGGCACAGGTGGGGACAGGGACTTTTGGGTGCCAGTGGGGTAGACAAAAGTGTCTGTCCTTGTGAAGATTTTTTTCAACGCAAATGAAAACAAAGTTGGTGGGCATTGTCtgattattacaaaaaaattacagtaGAAATTACAGAATGTTACAGAAATTACAGAAGGTTGACGGTTTGATCACGGGTCCCTcaacccagtcactgttgttatgttcctgggcaagacacttcacc
This sequence is a window from Dunckerocampus dactyliophorus isolate RoL2022-P2 chromosome 2, RoL_Ddac_1.1, whole genome shotgun sequence. Protein-coding genes within it:
- the LOC129170506 gene encoding thrombospondin-2-like isoform X1; this encodes MSWLAMLLCAAAAGVCVEGVANMTSAVCRHPCEDVVQMLTEIHDMHLITRNLLGDLDRVLRENEEMRITLAGLGGINDEHHLSRDGEVLCVQDGRMYEHGEDWDVDSCTSCACQYGRVLCHQASCSPVSCINPSFMDGECCPVCLNKADGWSRWSEWTECSATCGRGGQRRGRSCNGDVASCTGPSVQTRGCTLIKCEGDEHADGNWGLWSPWSPCTTTCGRSNIARVRRCDHPPPRKGGRRCKGTALEMQPCNNTLCPVAGGWTAWSEWGLCSKSCGGGLLSRERKCSNPAPQYGGRPCSGDTTDYEACNKQPCPLDPCLLLSPCFPGVACSSSGDGAWQCGHCPVGSHGNGTHCEDDNECDVAGVCVTECVNTDPGFFCRPCPPRYKGNQPFGLGLEEAQRNHQVCEPYNPCKDNTHTCHNHANCVYLGLASEVLYKCVCAVGFAGNGFLCGEDADLDGWPNNRLTCKKNATYHCQTDNCPTVPNSGQEDLDVDGQGDACDPDDDNDDIIDERDNCPLVYNPRQFDADRDGIGDRCDNCPFDSNSLQTDTDGNGEGDACSIDIDGDEVPNDRDNCPFVYNTDQRDTDMDGVGDQCDNCPLLHNPQQLDSDSDLVGDMCDNNEDIDEDGHQNSLDNCPYVANSNQADHDRDGKGDACDHDDDNDGVPDDRDNCRLVANQEQADTHGDGIGDACFDDFDKDSIPDALDPCPLNQDIKYTDFRKFQVVLLDPKGTTQSDPLWVIRSQGTELLQTTNSDPGIALGYDKFNAVDFSVTFYVNTNRDDDYAGIVFGYQSSRRFYVVMWKQVSQAYWEKKPSKAFGTAGVSIKLVNSTTGPGEYLRNALWHTGNTRNQVRTLWHDPNKTGWKDYTAYRMHLIHRPKTGFIRVVVYEGREILSDSGAVYDHTLAGGRLGLFVFSQEHVLFSDLRYECRGKEEIHPACSLLLHLQCVV
- the LOC129170506 gene encoding thrombospondin-2-like isoform X2, with translation MSWLAMLLCAAAAGVCVEGVANMTSAVCRHPCEDVVQMLTEIHDMHLITRNLLGDLDRVLRENEEMRITLAGLGGINDEHHLSRDGEVLCVQDGRMYEHGEDWDVDSCTSCACQYGRVLCHQASCSPVSCINPSFMDGECCPVCLNKADGWSRWSEWTECSATCGRGGQRRGRSCNGDVASCTGPSVQTRGCTLIKCEGDEHADGNWGLWSPWSPCTTTCGRSNIARVRRCDHPPPRKGGRRCKGTALEMQPCNNTLCPVAGGWTAWSEWGLCSKSCGGGLLSRERKCSNPAPQYGGRPCSGDTTDYEACNKQPCPLDPCLLLSPCFPGVACSSSGDGAWQCGHCPVGSHGNGTHCEDDNECDVAGVCVTECVNTDPGFFCRPCPPRYKGNQPFGLGLEEAQRNHQVCEPYNPCKDNTHTCHNHANCVYLGLASEVLYKCVCAVGFAGNGFLCGEDADLDGWPNNRLTCKKNATYHCQTDNCPTVPNSGQEDLDVDGQGDACDPDDDNDDIIDERDNCPLVYNPRQFDADRDGIGDRCDNCPFDSNSLQTDTDGNGEGDACSIDIDGDEVPNDRDNCPFVYNTDQRDTDMDGVGDQCDNCPLLHNPQQLDSDSDLVGDMCDNNEDIDEDGHQNSLDNCPYVANSNQADHDRDGKGDACDHDDDNDGVPDDRDNCRLVANQEQADTHGDGIGDACFDDFDKDSIPDALDPCPLNQDIKYTDFRKFQVVLLDPKGTTQSDPLWVIRSQGTELLQTTNSDPGIALGYDKFNAVDFSVTFYVNTNRDDDYAGIVFGYQSSRRFYVVMWKQVSQAYWEKKPSKAFGTAGVSIKLVNSTTGPGEYLRNALWHTGNTRNQVRTLWHDPNKTGWKDYTAYRMHLIHRPKTGFIRVVVYEGREILSDSGAVYDHTLAGGRLGLFVFSQEHVLFSDLRYECRDN